Proteins encoded by one window of Winogradskyella sp. PG-2:
- a CDS encoding LamG-like jellyroll fold domain-containing protein — protein sequence MSHKTTFYNSILNCLLFIISVSSYSQTTLIQDNFDSGWGNWNSGGSDTFLVNPTPLNSSQGVNLQDNSGNSSAIYTNNISLTSYGSASIEFDYRTKSFWWGLDFFIEYSSDGGANWSEIGRYRNVVNFNNDTNYTETITIDANNYSFTTIGKFRIRCDANNDNNDLFIDNVTIIGYPPSPEINLQSNSLDIVDGDTEPYNIDNTDYGSAALGTTMTRTFTIENNGTAALNISSITLSNTTDYSITGTTYSSPVSILGSTTFSIRFNSLTVGQTTTNVIINNDDSDENPYNFLISAKATVSFFDSDGDGVLDNRDIDDDNDGIKDSVEELACKNSNISLTTNYKFLNETFGTGNRAEINTTYDAVTTYCYEDGTASCPTFGGIDLNDGEYTVYYKSADGDGINDTPNEEVASWADQYWYIGDDHTSGDTDGRMAMFNAAYEPGIFYTASITGALPNIPVTYSFWVINLDTSDAPGIATRLRPNILVEFRDVDDNILASITTGDIAPTTAEKTTGDWYNFTADLIFPVSEFNVYFYNNQTGGAGNDLAIDDIDITQTLCDTDSDGVADVFDLDSDNDGIPDIVEAGFGSVSNGKGKIDTFYDSNGNGMHDAFEGLTILDSDDDGTPNFIDLDSDNDTIFDVDESGAGNTADSNYENGDGDIDGDGVGDGLDTDAVREKDFNSDGNSEYFTDGILDIFDYFNGSTIATAYGNSNQGNEYTYFLLDSDNDGKPDYIDIYNNSNSTYDISNTLYANLDTNNDGKIDDTNDVDRDGILDLFDTDESVFGSPRNIDHKLQLFFDGRNDYVQDVSISSGWSEISLMGWIKIDPSASGTKVLFGQENFYLRLNNSNQLYLFASGTTLTNSASLATNQWIHIAATYSASDGSIVLYINGEEIVEKSKTGALNTENSLFTISRSANNSEYFFKGYIDEVRLFDKALTEDELQKIVYQEIENNGNIKGSIIPRDISTLSWSNLIRYYRLDGFKGDITDDLTTPTVDIDSGAKLYNIKTITYQSAPMPFISQQGNTDLAIAISKTEDGVNGNDAVNYDWSIVHVQHDDITFNNTQRHLGLFIDEEDSSSNPIEYHITDDSELNISWYLKLDGFIDLEGESQLIQGDDSMLDPTSKGKIERDQQGTSDTYTYNYWSSPVGITNNSSNNNDYSLRSVLMDGTNPENPQSINFVSGYDGTNSSPIGIAKYWIWKFDNYQNDDYASWQHVQSIGTLSAGEGYTMKGPGTGAILDNQNYTFVGKPNNGDIELTLSAGNSYLVGNPYPSAIDAQQFIIDNGGILNYDPNVTDPESPADTTPLISGTLYFWEHWGGGSHILSEYQGGYAIYNFSGAVAAPSYGTNDPDVATGGSPTKLPGRYIPVGQGFFVIGDNTGTLKFSNNQRIFVKEGSSNSVFTRSTQTNNTLDVTQDDIRMKFRLGFNSVGTIHRQILLTIDEQYATSSIDRGFDAIIFDDLIDDMYWMIEGEKFSIQGYGSIDENTVIPIGLHTAQNGINEIIIDDLENIPDDLSIYLHDNVLDIYHNLRQSSYQIDLNAGNYLNRFAMTFKVPETLSNNEIGIEDLKFFHAVNRNNVVILNPKSIELKELQLFNINGQSIYSNKKMRSNTYDEYNMPKLSTGIYIIKLLTVKGEISKKIIIK from the coding sequence ATGTCACATAAAACTACTTTTTACAATAGTATTCTTAACTGTTTATTATTTATAATAAGTGTTTCGTCTTACTCTCAAACCACATTAATTCAAGATAATTTTGATTCTGGATGGGGAAATTGGAATAGTGGTGGTTCAGATACTTTTTTAGTGAACCCTACCCCATTGAATTCATCCCAAGGTGTTAACCTTCAAGATAATTCTGGTAATTCATCAGCAATATACACTAATAACATTAGTCTAACATCATATGGCTCAGCATCTATTGAGTTTGATTATAGAACTAAAAGTTTTTGGTGGGGTTTAGATTTCTTTATTGAATACTCAAGTGATGGTGGAGCAAATTGGTCAGAAATTGGAAGATATAGAAATGTCGTTAATTTTAATAATGATACAAATTATACAGAAACAATAACAATAGACGCAAATAATTACTCGTTTACCACAATAGGAAAATTTAGAATACGATGTGATGCTAATAACGATAATAATGACTTATTTATAGATAATGTCACTATTATAGGTTATCCGCCTTCACCCGAAATTAATTTACAAAGTAATTCATTAGATATAGTAGATGGTGACACTGAGCCATACAATATTGATAATACCGATTATGGTTCTGCCGCACTTGGGACTACAATGACAAGAACATTTACTATTGAGAATAATGGTACTGCAGCACTAAATATTTCAAGTATTACATTATCTAATACAACAGACTATAGTATTACAGGTACTACCTACTCTAGTCCTGTATCAATTTTAGGCTCAACAACATTTTCAATAAGATTCAATTCTTTAACTGTCGGTCAAACAACTACAAATGTGATTATTAATAATGATGACTCTGACGAAAACCCATATAATTTTTTAATTAGCGCAAAAGCTACCGTTAGCTTTTTTGATAGTGATGGTGATGGTGTTTTAGATAATAGAGATATAGATGATGATAATGATGGTATAAAGGATTCTGTAGAAGAACTAGCTTGTAAAAACTCAAACATATCTTTAACTACTAATTACAAATTTTTAAATGAAACCTTTGGTACGGGAAATCGAGCAGAAATAAACACAACATATGATGCAGTTACAACTTATTGTTATGAAGATGGAACAGCAAGTTGCCCAACTTTTGGAGGTATAGACCTTAACGATGGAGAATATACTGTATATTATAAATCTGCTGACGGAGATGGCATTAACGATACACCAAATGAAGAAGTAGCTTCTTGGGCCGATCAGTATTGGTATATTGGGGATGATCATACATCTGGGGATACCGATGGTAGAATGGCAATGTTTAATGCAGCATATGAACCTGGTATTTTTTACACTGCAAGTATAACTGGTGCCTTACCTAATATTCCAGTGACCTATAGTTTTTGGGTGATTAATCTGGATACATCTGACGCACCCGGAATAGCAACACGATTGAGACCCAATATTCTTGTAGAGTTTAGAGATGTAGATGATAATATATTAGCCTCAATAACAACTGGTGACATTGCTCCAACTACAGCCGAGAAAACTACTGGAGATTGGTATAATTTTACGGCAGACCTAATATTCCCTGTTAGTGAATTTAATGTATACTTCTATAATAATCAAACTGGTGGTGCTGGAAATGATTTAGCTATAGATGATATAGATATTACTCAAACTCTTTGTGATACCGATAGCGATGGTGTCGCAGATGTTTTTGATTTAGATAGTGATAATGATGGTATTCCAGATATTGTTGAGGCTGGATTTGGTTCAGTAAGTAATGGTAAAGGTAAGATTGACACCTTCTATGATTCTAATGGAAATGGTATGCATGATGCCTTCGAAGGTTTAACAATATTAGATTCGGACGATGATGGAACTCCCAATTTTATTGACTTAGATAGTGATAATGACACAATTTTTGATGTAGATGAATCTGGTGCTGGAAATACTGCTGACTCAAATTATGAAAATGGTGATGGTGATATAGATGGTGATGGTGTTGGTGATGGACTTGATACAGATGCTGTGAGAGAAAAAGATTTCAACTCGGATGGAAACTCAGAATATTTTACTGACGGTATTTTAGATATATTTGATTATTTTAATGGAAGTACTATAGCTACTGCATATGGAAATTCTAATCAAGGTAATGAATATACTTACTTTCTTTTAGATTCAGACAACGATGGTAAACCAGACTATATAGATATATATAATAATAGCAATAGTACTTATGATATATCTAATACTTTATATGCAAATCTTGACACTAATAATGATGGTAAGATAGATGACACAAATGATGTAGATAGAGATGGTATATTAGACCTATTTGATACAGATGAGTCTGTTTTTGGATCACCAAGAAACATTGATCATAAACTTCAATTATTTTTTGATGGTCGTAACGATTATGTCCAGGATGTTTCAATTTCAAGTGGATGGTCCGAAATTTCATTGATGGGATGGATAAAAATAGATCCATCGGCATCTGGTACTAAAGTCTTATTTGGGCAAGAAAATTTTTACTTACGTTTAAATAATAGTAATCAACTTTATTTATTTGCAAGCGGTACTACACTTACTAATAGTGCTTCTCTAGCTACGAATCAATGGATTCACATTGCTGCTACATATAGTGCCTCTGATGGATCTATTGTTCTGTATATAAATGGTGAAGAAATAGTAGAAAAGTCTAAAACTGGAGCTCTAAATACAGAAAATAGTTTATTTACAATTAGCCGAAGCGCTAATAATTCGGAATATTTTTTTAAAGGTTATATTGACGAGGTAAGATTATTCGATAAAGCATTAACTGAGGATGAATTACAAAAAATAGTTTATCAAGAGATAGAAAATAATGGTAACATAAAGGGGTCTATAATACCTCGAGATATTTCAACATTATCATGGTCTAATCTTATAAGATATTACCGCTTAGACGGATTTAAAGGAGATATTACTGACGACCTCACAACACCAACTGTTGATATTGATTCTGGGGCCAAATTATATAATATTAAAACCATTACTTACCAATCTGCTCCTATGCCATTCATCTCACAACAAGGTAATACAGATTTAGCAATTGCCATAAGTAAGACTGAAGACGGAGTTAACGGAAATGATGCTGTAAATTATGATTGGTCCATAGTTCATGTACAGCATGATGATATCACTTTTAACAATACTCAAAGACATTTAGGTTTATTTATTGATGAAGAAGACTCTTCATCTAACCCAATTGAATATCATATCACTGATGATTCAGAATTAAATATATCATGGTATCTAAAACTAGATGGTTTTATCGATTTAGAAGGAGAATCACAACTCATACAAGGAGATGATAGTATGCTAGACCCTACTAGTAAAGGTAAGATTGAACGCGATCAACAAGGCACTTCAGATACATACACCTATAATTACTGGTCTTCACCGGTTGGTATAACCAACAATTCAAGTAATAATAATGATTATTCATTAAGGAGTGTTTTAATGGATGGTACAAATCCCGAAAATCCTCAGTCAATCAATTTTGTTTCTGGCTATGACGGAACAAATTCCAGTCCTATCGGAATAGCAAAATATTGGATCTGGAAATTTGATAATTATCAAAATGACGACTATGCCTCGTGGCAACATGTTCAAAGTATAGGTACTTTAAGTGCGGGAGAAGGTTATACAATGAAAGGGCCTGGAACAGGAGCCATATTAGATAACCAAAACTATACGTTTGTTGGTAAACCAAATAATGGTGATATTGAGTTAACACTAAGCGCTGGCAATAGCTATTTAGTCGGAAACCCATATCCATCTGCAATAGATGCACAACAATTTATTATTGACAATGGTGGTATTTTAAATTATGATCCTAATGTAACTGATCCTGAATCACCTGCAGACACAACACCTTTAATAAGTGGTACCTTATATTTCTGGGAGCATTGGGGAGGAGGTTCACATATTTTATCTGAATATCAAGGAGGCTATGCAATTTACAATTTCTCTGGTGCTGTAGCTGCTCCATCTTACGGAACGAATGACCCAGACGTAGCTACTGGTGGATCACCAACCAAATTACCAGGACGATATATACCAGTAGGCCAAGGTTTCTTTGTCATTGGTGATAACACAGGGACGTTGAAATTTAGTAATAATCAACGTATTTTTGTAAAAGAAGGAAGTAGTAATTCAGTGTTTACAAGATCTACTCAAACTAATAACACCTTGGATGTAACTCAAGATGATATTAGGATGAAGTTTAGATTAGGCTTTAACTCCGTGGGCACTATACACAGACAAATATTATTAACTATAGACGAACAATACGCTACATCATCTATAGATAGAGGATTCGATGCTATTATTTTTGATGATCTTATAGATGATATGTATTGGATGATTGAAGGTGAGAAATTTTCAATTCAAGGTTATGGATCAATAGATGAGAACACTGTTATACCAATTGGTCTTCACACAGCACAAAATGGAATTAATGAAATTATAATTGATGATTTAGAGAATATACCCGACGATTTGAGTATTTATTTACATGACAATGTATTAGATATTTATCATAATTTAAGACAATCAAGCTACCAAATAGATTTAAATGCAGGTAATTATTTAAATCGATTTGCTATGACATTCAAGGTGCCTGAAACCTTATCTAATAATGAAATTGGAATTGAGGATTTAAAATTCTTTCATGCAGTTAATAGAAATAATGTAGTGATTCTAAATCCTAAATCAATTGAGTTAAAAGAACTTCAACTTTTTAATATTAACGGGCAATCAATTTACAGCAATAAAAAAATGAGATCAAACACCTATGATGAATATAATATGCCAAAGCTTAGCACTGGAATTTATATTATAAAACTTCTTACAGTTAAAGGTGAAATCTCAAAAAAGATAATAATTAAATAA